The following is a genomic window from Desulfovibrio porci.
ACGGCACCGGCTGCACGCTTTCGGCGGCCATCGCCACGGGTCTGGGCAAAGGCCTGCCCCTTCAGGTGGCCGTGACCAAGGCCCAGGAATTTCTCAATCTCGCCCTGCGTAAAAGTTACAGCCCCGGCAAGGGCTGCGGACCGGTGAACCACGCGGCGGCGCTGAACGTCTGACCGGACGCGAAGACCTGGCGTGCGGCGGGCCGTGCCCAAGGGCGATCCGGCTTTTGGCCCGCAGATTGCAACTCCCCCTGGCGACCCAAGACAAGCGTCAAAAACAAGGCGGAGCTTGCATGCCATTTCGCTTCAAAATGCAGAAAGTGCTCGACTACCGGGAACAACTGGAGGAAGAGGCCAAGGTGCGCCTGGCCACGGCGCAGCGCCGCCACCAGGAGGCCCGGGAGCGCCTGGAGCAGCTTCAGGCCGAGTTGCGCCGTTCCCAGGACCGCCTCTGTGACGAAGCCATGATGGACGCCGCCGAACGCTGGCTGCTGGAGCAGTATGTCAAAGGCCTGCGCGGCGACGAGGCCGCCGCCTCCCTGCAGGTGCGCATGCTGGCCCAGATGGTGGAGGAAGCCAGAAATCTGCTGGCGGCCCGCGCCATAGACAAAAAGCTGCTGGACAAACTCAAGGAACGGCAGAAACAATATTATGCCCGCGAAGAACAGTTGAAGGAGCAACGCTTCAATGACGAAATCGCGACCCTCCGCTACAAGGCTCCGTCTTTCTAAGCTCTTCCGCTGGCTGGCGGTATTGTGCTTCATCAAACTTGCCGTTCTGGGCATGCTCATGCTGGACGTGCCGCTGCCGGGCCGGCTTGGCGACGCTCCGCGCGACATGGCGCGGCAGGACGCGCACGAGGCCGTCCGAAGCGCCGCCGTCGATCCCGCCGCCCCTCTGCTGACGGCGCGCGCTCCTGAAAACAGCGCCGCCTCCACAGTTCCCGGCAAAACCCTTCAGCGCGATTCCTCCGACCCTCTGCCGTCCGGCGATCTGCCCCAAGGGTCCGCCGCCGCGCAACTGGCCGCCGCCGCAAAGCCGCGCCGCCAGACGCAGACGGGAGCGGACGCCGCGCTTCCCGCGCCCATGGTCACAGCCGGAAGCAACATCGCCGCCGCTGCGGGTGACGCCGTATTCAGCCCGCCCGCTCTGCCCGCTCCCGCGCCTTTGGGCGGCCCTGTGGCCGAAGCCGGGACACCGGCCCCGAACGAAAACGTTGCGCCTCTGCTGGCCGCCTCTCCGGTACGCCGCACAGGCCGCGACGACGGCCTGCTGGACGCGCTGGGCCTGAAAAACCTGCCCATTCCGGGACTTGGCAGCGTGCAGGCCGCGCACGCCGCCGCGCTGGACATGCCCGTGCCCCAGACGCCGTCCGGCGCTTCCCCCTTTACCCCGGCGGAACAGAGCGCGCCCACGACCATGCCCGGCGCGCCGGACATTCCGGCCAATATTCCGCGCGGCCAGGGAACCGACGGCGCGCCGCTGCCTCCGCGCGGCGCTGGGGCCTCCTCAGTCCTTCCCTCCCTGCCGCAAAGCGGCCAGTCCACCGCCCTGCCCGCGCCCGCGCCCCGGGTGACGACCACTCCCCCACCCGGCGATCCCAACGACAAGGCCCAGGAACTGGCCCGCCAGCAGCAGGACATCCTTATGCTGCGCCAGCAGATGGACCAGCGTCTGAAAGACCTGCAGGACGCCGAGCGGAAAATGAAGGATATGATCCGCGAAGCCAAGGACCTGGAAGACAAGAAAATCCGCAATCTGATCCAGATGTACGCCAATATGAAGCCCCGCACGGCGGCCAAGGCGCTGGAGAGCATGGACGAGCGGGTGGCCATCCGGATTCTGTCGGGCATGGCCCCCAAACAGTCCGGCGAAATTCTGACCTACACCAATCCGGCCAAGACCGCCAAATTTACGGAGCTGATCACCCGCATGAGGCTGCCCGACTGATGCGCCTGAAACTGCTGCTGGCCTATCTGGGCGCCGGCTACAGCGGCTGGCAGATTCAGGAAAAGCCCTCGCCGCCGCCCACCATTCAGGGAGAGCTGGAGGCCGCCCTGCGCGTGCTGGCCGGAACGCCCGTACGGGTGCACGGTTCGGGCCGCACTGACGCGGGCGTGCACGCCCACGGGCAGGTGGCCCACTGCGACGTGCCCGACGACAAGGCCAAACAGTCCTGGCGGCGCAGCCTCAACGCACTGCTGCCGCCGGCAATCCGCGTGCTGGCGGCCGAGCCCGCGCCGCCGGACTTTCACGCCCGCAAGGACGCCCTGCGCAAAACCTACGCCTACCAGTTCTGGCAGGAACGCAATTTTGTGCCGCCGCAACTGGCCCCATTTGTCTGGAACTGCGGTCCGCTGGATGTGCAGGCCATGCGCGCGGCCCTGCCGTATCTGCTGGGCGAACAGGACTTTGCCGGGCTGCAAAACGCGGGCACGGACATGGAAAGCACGACGCGCCACATCAGCACTGCCGCCCTGGACATTCTGCCGCCGTGCGAATTTTACCCCCCGCACGCGCCCCTGCTGCGCCTGACCGTCACGGCCAACGGCTTTCTCAAGCAGATGGTGCGCAATATGGCCGGTCTGCTGGCGGCCTGCGGCCAGGGCAAAATCCATCCCGAAAGCATCCCGGCCCTGCTGGCGGCCCGCGACCGCCGGGCCGTGCCCTCGGTCACGGCTCCGGCCGGGGGCTTGGCGCTGGTCCGTGTGGAGTATCCCCAGTAAATTTCAGGACGCTTCAACAACGCCAAAAGCCGCCTGTAACCGGCGGCTTTTGGCGTTGTTGGGGACAACGGCGCTCAGATCATATCACTGTTGGGCTGCTGCTCCCGTTGCTTGAATTTCTGCTGGAGCATCAGCGGCAGAGCATCGGGGTCCGCGGGATCGTATTCAAACATGACGGCCGTGCCGAAGCAGGAAAAATATTTGCTGCCGTCCGGGTGGAAGGCCACATTTTCGCTGTAGCCCACAATAGCCTGAGCCCCCTTGTTCATGGCGCGGCCCGCCATGCCGAAAAAGGCCTCGTCCGAATCATAGCCCCGGCAGCAGACCAGACCCAGCACCTTGGCGATGCGGCGGCCCTCCACCTGATGGGTGGTCACCACGGGAAAACGCCCGGCCAGAAAGACGTTGCGCACGCGGGCGGTGCTGTCAGACATACGCATCTGCTTCTCGGCCTTGCGGGCTTTTTTGTCATTGCCTCCCAGCAAAAAAAACATGCTGAACCTCCGGTATTGGCGGAATTGGCGCGCTTGGCGCACTTGAATTGCCGGACATGGCCGGACACGCAAAGCTTTTTCACTCTTCTTTTTGCAAACGGCTTGCCAATACAATTTATATCATAAATATCAATATGTTATATAAATAAAACCCGGCAATCGTCAGTAAACTGACAATTGCCGGGATGAAATGGCCCGCCTTACAGGAGGCGGAAACGCGATGTATTTGCGCTGTCAAACGTCGAAACGGGAACCTTTAAATATTAAGAAGGTACATTCTTAACGGTAAGCTGCGCCAAGGGCTGTTTCCAAATTGTGGAGTTTTGACTTTCCGGCAAGGAACACAAGCTGTTTTGCGAAGGGAGTGTACCCTGATGGCACTCGCTTCACTTTAGCCGGAGGCGAACTTGTGAGCCGTACGAATAAAGACAGCATAGATGACGCAGCCAGAGGGCAAAAGGCCCCATTGGGAAACTCGCCCTAGGATTGGTTGGCCGCCCGCGCAAAAGCATTATACGCCTCGCGGCTGCGAGCGGCGATGCTGTTCAGATCACGCCGGAGCGGACTGTAAAATCCTTCGGCCAGACCGCGCGCAAGGCCCTCGGGAAACAGCGCGGCTTCCTTGAGAAAGGCGCGGTAGCTCCGCTCCAGTTCCGGCGACGCCGGGAACGGCGGCCGCCCGGCCTTGGCAAGAACGGATTCCAGCTCACGGCGCAGTTTTTCCAGGGCTTCTTTGTCCGGCTTTTCCGGCCCCAGCAGACCGGCGGCCTTGCGGAAAAGAGAAAAGATTTTTTCCGCCGCCACGATCTGGCGCTGAAGAGGATGGTCGCGCAGCAGCACTTCCTCGGCCTGCGCGGCCCGCGCCTCCACAATTTCCAGATAGCTGTCGCGGGCGGCCATAAAAACGGCATGGGACGCGCCCAGGCTCTCCACCAGCTTTTTGCCCCTGACGCCGTCGTCGATGACGCTGTCGTCCTTCACGTAGCGTTCCAGGGATTTGTAGTCCGCCAGCATGGCGTCCAGAGCCTTGTCCATGTCCCGTACCCACTGGGCCA
Proteins encoded in this region:
- the fliJ gene encoding flagellar export protein FliJ; translation: MPFRFKMQKVLDYREQLEEEAKVRLATAQRRHQEARERLEQLQAELRRSQDRLCDEAMMDAAERWLLEQYVKGLRGDEAAASLQVRMLAQMVEEARNLLAARAIDKKLLDKLKERQKQYYAREEQLKEQRFNDEIATLRYKAPSF
- a CDS encoding MotE family protein; protein product: MTKSRPSATRLRLSKLFRWLAVLCFIKLAVLGMLMLDVPLPGRLGDAPRDMARQDAHEAVRSAAVDPAAPLLTARAPENSAASTVPGKTLQRDSSDPLPSGDLPQGSAAAQLAAAAKPRRQTQTGADAALPAPMVTAGSNIAAAAGDAVFSPPALPAPAPLGGPVAEAGTPAPNENVAPLLAASPVRRTGRDDGLLDALGLKNLPIPGLGSVQAAHAAALDMPVPQTPSGASPFTPAEQSAPTTMPGAPDIPANIPRGQGTDGAPLPPRGAGASSVLPSLPQSGQSTALPAPAPRVTTTPPPGDPNDKAQELARQQQDILMLRQQMDQRLKDLQDAERKMKDMIREAKDLEDKKIRNLIQMYANMKPRTAAKALESMDERVAIRILSGMAPKQSGEILTYTNPAKTAKFTELITRMRLPD
- the truA gene encoding tRNA pseudouridine(38-40) synthase TruA, whose product is MRLKLLLAYLGAGYSGWQIQEKPSPPPTIQGELEAALRVLAGTPVRVHGSGRTDAGVHAHGQVAHCDVPDDKAKQSWRRSLNALLPPAIRVLAAEPAPPDFHARKDALRKTYAYQFWQERNFVPPQLAPFVWNCGPLDVQAMRAALPYLLGEQDFAGLQNAGTDMESTTRHISTAALDILPPCEFYPPHAPLLRLTVTANGFLKQMVRNMAGLLAACGQGKIHPESIPALLAARDRRAVPSVTAPAGGLALVRVEYPQ
- a CDS encoding YbjQ family protein codes for the protein MFFLLGGNDKKARKAEKQMRMSDSTARVRNVFLAGRFPVVTTHQVEGRRIAKVLGLVCCRGYDSDEAFFGMAGRAMNKGAQAIVGYSENVAFHPDGSKYFSCFGTAVMFEYDPADPDALPLMLQQKFKQREQQPNSDMI